One window of the Rhodothermales bacterium genome contains the following:
- a CDS encoding site-specific integrase encodes MPYKRSGSPYYQVRRRRLVGYGDTGVLSSKVASKKLARDMERVLDELAQKALEDSSWYGLLDAVCRAKAVPLPDLLKARNVGTLEGLKRSLTDPTLAEAIAAYQRAAPQNRSAIIGLRMLMQYAPAGMRLGDLTSKAITRLCVDAEEAGRKRNTVRRSMLRGISLLLRFHLGNAERDRIFADVVFHGENDTREVHLTPAELRRLFAACLELGYGELGTVLRIALLTSADRGVLLAGENMGQKLRGLRVRDLTIFLDGTSGLYTGEVFLNDTKTKSRSRSVPLTDSLCRELLVCCKGKDPDDTVFEMKYQQLDYQWKAVRRLAGLRGVRFKDMRSQTAIYAEEAGVPQTIIQKTLGHASEAMTRRYQQRAAVLSSAQAEAIEAAMFAQDENTVAGESENKRSQSG; translated from the coding sequence ATGCCCTACAAACGAAGCGGATCCCCTTACTACCAGGTTCGGCGCCGCCGGCTCGTCGGTTATGGCGACACGGGCGTCTTGTCCTCGAAGGTGGCCAGCAAGAAGCTGGCACGCGACATGGAGCGCGTGCTCGACGAACTCGCCCAGAAAGCGCTCGAAGACTCGTCATGGTACGGCCTCCTGGATGCCGTGTGCCGGGCGAAGGCCGTGCCGCTGCCCGACCTCCTGAAAGCGCGCAACGTCGGCACCCTGGAGGGCCTCAAGCGGAGCCTGACCGATCCCACGCTAGCCGAGGCCATCGCGGCCTACCAGCGCGCAGCACCGCAGAACCGTTCCGCTATCATCGGGCTGCGCATGCTCATGCAGTACGCGCCAGCCGGCATGCGCCTGGGTGACCTCACATCGAAGGCGATCACCCGGCTGTGCGTGGATGCGGAGGAAGCCGGCCGCAAGCGCAACACCGTGCGCCGCTCCATGCTTCGCGGGATTTCGCTCCTCCTGCGATTCCACCTGGGCAACGCGGAGCGAGACCGGATATTTGCAGACGTCGTCTTCCATGGCGAGAACGACACTCGGGAAGTTCACCTGACGCCGGCGGAGCTGCGCCGCCTCTTCGCGGCCTGCTTAGAGCTGGGCTACGGCGAACTCGGAACGGTCCTCCGCATTGCCCTCCTCACCTCTGCCGACCGTGGCGTCCTCCTGGCGGGGGAGAACATGGGGCAGAAGCTCCGAGGCCTGCGGGTGCGAGACCTGACCATTTTCCTCGACGGGACATCGGGGCTCTACACCGGGGAGGTATTCCTGAACGACACCAAGACGAAAAGCCGGAGCCGGAGCGTGCCGCTCACCGATAGCCTGTGCCGTGAGCTCCTGGTGTGCTGCAAGGGCAAGGACCCGGACGACACCGTCTTCGAGATGAAGTATCAGCAGCTGGACTACCAGTGGAAGGCCGTGCGGCGTCTGGCGGGCCTGCGTGGCGTGCGCTTCAAGGACATGCGTTCACAAACCGCCATCTACGCGGAGGAAGCCGGCGTCCCCCAGACGATCATCCAGAAAACCCTGGGCCATGCGAGCGAAGCCATGACGCGGCGATATCAGCAGCGTGCGGCCGTCCTCAGCTCCGCCCAGGCGGAAGCCATCGAGGCGGCGATGTTCGCACAGGATGAAAACACCGTAGCGGGCGAAAGTGAAAACAAACGCTCACAATCGGGCTAA
- a CDS encoding amidase — translation MTTDLSLPDLAGALRAGRLSSRQLVASALERILDPAGEGSRAFVQVNDVAAFAAAEDADARIAAGRDGLPLLGLPISIKDLFDVAGETTRAGSVLLADQPPADRDAPAINRLRAAGAIFIGRTNMTEFAFSGLGINPHYGTPAAPYDRANVRRIPGGSTSGGAVSVADGMAAAAIGTDTGGSTRIPPAFCGLVGFKPTARRISTEGVFPLAPSLDSVGPIGRTVACCVVLDQVMSGAPVRSLDPLPLRGRRFLLPTNEVLDDLDAPVASAFLRTLARMRDAGAEIVERRFEALDMLAEGRTYGPLAPVEAYAVHRRWYHARQADYDPRVHMRMAAGVGFKAAEYMDILAWRRRFIERAERELAGYDAYIMPTVPMIPPPIADIIEGDDAHYLAVNTRALRNTSIVNALDGCALTIPCHRAGEAPAGFTVAGSALQDERVLQLGLSVEAVLAA, via the coding sequence GTGACCACGGACCTTTCGTTACCCGACCTCGCCGGCGCGCTCCGCGCGGGCCGTCTGAGCAGCCGCCAGCTCGTCGCCTCGGCGCTGGAACGCATCCTGGACCCCGCCGGCGAGGGCTCACGCGCGTTTGTGCAGGTGAATGATGTCGCGGCGTTTGCAGCCGCCGAGGACGCTGACGCCCGGATCGCGGCCGGCCGCGATGGGCTCCCTCTCCTCGGACTGCCTATCTCCATCAAAGACCTGTTCGATGTCGCCGGCGAAACAACTCGTGCCGGATCTGTCCTCCTGGCCGATCAGCCGCCGGCCGATCGCGACGCCCCCGCCATCAACCGCCTCCGGGCCGCCGGCGCCATCTTTATCGGCCGGACGAACATGACGGAGTTTGCCTTTTCGGGCCTCGGGATCAACCCGCACTACGGCACGCCGGCCGCTCCGTACGACCGCGCGAACGTCCGCCGCATCCCCGGGGGGTCGACCTCCGGCGGCGCGGTGTCTGTGGCCGATGGGATGGCCGCGGCGGCGATCGGGACGGATACGGGGGGCTCGACACGCATCCCGCCGGCGTTCTGCGGGCTCGTCGGGTTTAAACCGACCGCCCGGCGGATCTCCACCGAAGGCGTTTTCCCCCTGGCGCCCAGCCTGGACTCTGTCGGCCCCATCGGGCGCACGGTGGCGTGTTGCGTGGTGCTGGACCAGGTGATGAGCGGCGCGCCGGTTCGCTCCCTCGACCCGCTTCCGCTCCGCGGCCGGCGCTTTTTGCTCCCCACCAACGAGGTGTTGGACGACCTGGATGCCCCCGTCGCCAGCGCCTTCCTGCGGACCCTCGCCCGGATGCGCGACGCCGGCGCCGAGATCGTCGAGCGCCGGTTCGAGGCGCTGGATATGCTGGCGGAAGGGCGAACGTACGGGCCGCTCGCCCCCGTCGAGGCCTACGCCGTCCACCGCCGCTGGTACCACGCCCGACAGGCGGACTACGACCCGCGCGTCCACATGCGCATGGCGGCCGGCGTGGGGTTCAAGGCCGCGGAGTACATGGACATCCTGGCCTGGCGCCGGCGGTTCATCGAACGCGCCGAACGCGAGCTGGCCGGCTACGACGCGTACATCATGCCGACCGTCCCCATGATCCCCCCGCCCATCGCCGATATCATCGAAGGTGACGACGCCCACTACCTCGCCGTCAACACCCGCGCGCTGCGCAACACGTCCATCGTAAACGCGCTGGACGGCTGCGCCCTCACCATCCCCTGCCACCGCGCCGGCGAGGCGCCAGCCGGGTTCACCGTCGCCGGCAGCGCCCTGCAGGACGAGCGCGTGCTACAGCTCGGCCTGAGCGTTGAGGCCGTGCTGGCGGCCTAG
- a CDS encoding MATE family efflux transporter — translation MLSDLTTPSPVPRRFLSELKDMFQGKPRDFTTGSLGRAIVLLAIPMVLEMIMQSIFGVVDVYFVGKLGADAVAAVGMTDSLMVLLFAVGMGIAMSAAAMVARRIGEKKPEEAGIAAIQALIAGAIVSVPVAVLGVLFAPELLGIMGATESVIAIGSGYCAIAFGSNILILYLFIINAIFRGAGDAAKAMRVLWLANIFNLILDPMFIFGWGPIPEMGVTGAAVATAIGRGIGVAYQLSLLFKGTGHLRVSRSQLRVDPEMMRRLARVASPGIVQYLVGTASWMMLFRILASFGSDALAGYTIAIRIILFALLPSWGMGNAAATLVGQNLGARRPDRAERAVWFACGANAVFLGLVAVGMYVFAERLIRLFTTEAAAVAFGVDCLHIVSYTYILFAFGMVIVSSFNGAGDTRTPTWINVVSYWMLQLPIAYFLSHNAGMGPRGAFIAIAVAQAALAGIAILLFRRGTWKQQIV, via the coding sequence ATGTTATCAGATCTGACTACCCCTTCCCCCGTACCGCGGCGGTTCTTGTCCGAATTGAAGGACATGTTTCAGGGCAAGCCGCGGGATTTCACGACCGGCAGCCTGGGCCGCGCGATCGTCCTCCTCGCCATTCCGATGGTGCTGGAGATGATCATGCAATCCATCTTCGGAGTGGTGGACGTCTACTTCGTCGGCAAGCTCGGGGCGGATGCCGTGGCGGCGGTGGGGATGACGGATTCGTTGATGGTGCTGCTGTTCGCCGTCGGGATGGGGATCGCGATGTCGGCGGCGGCGATGGTGGCGCGGCGCATCGGAGAGAAAAAGCCCGAGGAAGCGGGCATCGCCGCCATCCAGGCGTTGATCGCGGGCGCGATCGTGTCCGTGCCGGTCGCCGTCCTGGGCGTCCTGTTCGCGCCGGAGTTGCTGGGGATCATGGGCGCCACGGAATCGGTGATCGCGATCGGGTCCGGGTACTGTGCGATCGCCTTCGGGTCCAACATCCTCATCCTCTACCTTTTTATCATCAACGCCATCTTTCGCGGCGCCGGCGACGCCGCGAAGGCGATGCGGGTGTTGTGGCTGGCGAACATCTTCAATCTTATCCTGGACCCGATGTTCATCTTCGGCTGGGGGCCCATCCCGGAGATGGGCGTCACCGGGGCGGCCGTGGCCACAGCGATTGGCCGCGGAATCGGGGTAGCGTACCAGCTTTCGTTGTTATTCAAAGGAACGGGGCATCTGCGGGTGTCACGAAGCCAGCTGCGGGTCGATCCGGAGATGATGCGCCGGCTGGCCCGGGTCGCCAGTCCCGGCATCGTGCAGTACCTCGTCGGGACCGCCAGCTGGATGATGCTCTTCCGCATCCTCGCCTCGTTCGGGAGCGACGCGCTGGCCGGCTACACGATCGCGATCCGGATCATCCTCTTCGCCCTGCTGCCGTCGTGGGGCATGGGGAACGCCGCGGCGACGCTGGTCGGGCAGAACCTGGGAGCACGCCGGCCGGATCGCGCAGAGCGCGCCGTCTGGTTCGCCTGCGGGGCGAATGCCGTGTTTCTGGGTCTCGTCGCGGTGGGGATGTATGTCTTCGCCGAACGGCTCATCCGCCTGTTCACCACCGAGGCCGCAGCCGTCGCTTTCGGGGTGGACTGCCTCCACATCGTCAGCTATACCTACATCCTGTTCGCCTTTGGGATGGTGATCGTCTCGTCGTTCAACGGCGCCGGCGACACCCGCACCCCCACCTGGATCAATGTGGTCAGCTACTGGATGCTCCAGCTGCCCATCGCCTATTTCCTGTCGCACAACGCCGGAATGGGCCCGCGCGGCGCCTTCATCGCCATCGCCGTAGCCCAGGCCGCGCTGGCGGGGATCGCGATCCTGCTGTTCCGGCGCGGGACGTGGAAGCAGCAGATCGTGTAG
- a CDS encoding carbohydrate-binding protein — MQVDYLEQGFDRTLVEQGHRQADAVSGFSVGQRLIEGSDCLACHVVDKPSIGPSYQEVAKRYAGQAEAEDYLVQKIIQGGGGVWGEQAMAAHPQLAEEDARAMVRYIRSLGADAPAVRRLPAAGTYRLDAHRRAENSEGMYFVRASYTDAGAEGIEPITGQQLIVLRHPKIEAEAFDRSERVLVANDAIARAYDGSFIAFDGIDLTGVAAITAFTLPPATGTAPGQLELRLDAPDGPLVGTITAGAQEGEFRAAVQATEGVHDLFVVFRAAQDTGHPLARLDWLRVEMGR, encoded by the coding sequence ATGCAGGTCGATTACCTCGAGCAGGGCTTTGACCGCACGCTGGTCGAGCAGGGCCACCGCCAGGCCGACGCCGTCTCGGGCTTTTCCGTTGGCCAGCGTCTCATCGAAGGGAGCGACTGCCTGGCGTGCCACGTCGTCGACAAGCCGTCCATCGGTCCCAGCTACCAGGAGGTGGCGAAACGGTATGCCGGCCAGGCCGAGGCGGAGGACTACCTCGTCCAGAAGATCATCCAGGGCGGCGGTGGGGTGTGGGGCGAACAGGCGATGGCCGCCCACCCCCAGCTGGCTGAAGAAGACGCCCGCGCAATGGTTCGCTACATCCGCTCGCTCGGCGCCGACGCCCCGGCCGTGCGCCGGCTGCCGGCCGCCGGCACCTACCGGCTCGACGCCCACCGCCGCGCCGAGAATTCAGAAGGGATGTACTTCGTCCGCGCCTCCTACACCGATGCCGGCGCCGAAGGCATCGAGCCGATCACCGGGCAGCAGCTCATCGTGCTCCGCCACCCGAAGATCGAGGCCGAGGCGTTCGACCGGTCCGAGCGCGTCCTCGTCGCCAACGACGCCATCGCGCGGGCGTACGACGGCTCGTTTATCGCCTTTGATGGGATCGACCTCACTGGCGTCGCAGCCATCACCGCGTTCACCCTTCCGCCGGCTACCGGAACCGCCCCCGGCCAGCTCGAGCTCCGCCTCGACGCCCCGGATGGACCGCTGGTGGGGACGATCACAGCCGGCGCGCAGGAAGGAGAATTCCGCGCCGCGGTGCAGGCCACAGAAGGCGTGCACGACCTGTTCGTCGTCTTTCGCGCCGCCCAGGATACCGGCCATCCCCTTGCCCGGCTGGACTGGCTAAGGGTTGAAATGGGGAGGTAG